The Marinobacter salsuginis genomic interval AAAGAACGTCGCTTTCTGGTCATCAGACACCTCGTTTATGGTGGCGATATTACCACCTACGTTGGTGTCCGGAATCATTGAACCACTACACTTGGTGCATCTGTCACGATAAACGGTGGAAGACCAACTTGCCTCAGCCCATGCTTTGTGGATTGCCAACCTGTCCGAAAGGTAATGTGCTTTTCAAGCTGAATTCAGGTTCGTCTGTTGAAATGCCGCGTCGCTTGAAATCCATTTTTGAGCTATTTTGATTTGCGCACGAGATAGGTGGCGACCAAAATCATCCAACATCCAGAAACGGCGTTCATAGATGAAAGTTCTAATTGTCGAGGATAACGCGATACTCGCAGAAAAAATTTCTGGTTGGCTTGCGAAGGAACACTTTACTGTTGATGTAGCCAAAAACGGCGCAGAGGCCAATTCTTTCGTAGAAACATGCAGTTATCAGGCGATTATACTCGATATCGGACTGCCCGACCAGAACGGACTTTCCTTGATGCAGAAGTGGAGAAGCGGTGGCAAAGATGAGGCTATTCTTATTTTAACTGCTCGCTCCAACTGGACAGAGAGAGTTGAGGGCTTGAATGCCGGCGCAGACGATTATCTTCCAAAACCCTTCGAATTCGATGAACTAAAAGCTCGACTTAGCGCCATAATACGAAGAAAAGACGGGCGAGCAACTGATAAGATTATCGTGGATGGCTTTCAACTTAATGCAACCTATAGAACCCTAACAACTCCCGATCATAAAGAGTTCAGACTAACCGCAACGGAGTACCGCCTTTTACAATGCCTTCTTCGCTCTCCTGACAGAGTCTTCTCGCAGGACGAACTTGTTGAAGCACTCTATAATATCGAAAGGTGCCCAACCAGAAATGTCGTTCAAGTCTACATAGCTAGGCTCAGAAAGATACTCGGTAAAAAACGAATAAAAACATTGAGAGGACAAGGATATTTCTTTGCAAGAGATCCTCTTCAAAAAGGGGTTGAAGGTTAAATTATTTTACTGTGATTTAACCATTTTTCCTCAAGGGCCAAGGCTCGCCAGATAAATGCGCTGGCCCAAAGACCGGGCCAGCTTTCTCAATGTTTAACCGTTTCGGTGAAAAATACCAAATAGATTAAAAGGACTTAGTCCAGCCCAGCCAAAACTTCGGGTCGTCCGAATTGACCGAACCAAGTGCGTTACTTGAATCGATATCAGCGTACTCCAGATTAACACTAAAAGCTCCAAAGCTCTCCGCATCTTTGGTGATGTTGACAGCTGCATGTCCGTAGCTCGCCTCGCCAATAGACGCCTTGCTATCATCAGTGAAATCATAATAGCCAATCAAAACACCTGTGCTGAAATCGTCTTCCAGCGGCACATCAACAGATGCGTAATAATAGATATCGCCTTGAACGAACAGCCCATCGCCGCTTACGTCGCTGTTTGCTGTGTAAGCAACACCTATAGATGCAATGCTGTAATTCAACTCTCCGTATATTTCGCCAAAATCAATAGATTCAGGAGCATCAGGGTAAGAGTAATAAATGTACCCAACATCGTAACCAATATCCTCGATTGCACCGGAGAAGCCAGCATAAAGATCAAGCTCATAGCTCGTCCCATCGCCGAAATCCACATTGGAGCCCCAGCCGCCAAAATAAAGCCCCGACGCATGTTCGTAGTCAAGCCCGCCTTGCGTCGCCGTTGAGCCATCTGTTTGTGTCACACCACGAAATAAGTAGTTGCTTGTTACACCTAAATTTGCACTTACATTAGCGTTGGCAATTAACGGGACCGCTTGGAGGGTTACGAGCAAACCAACACTTAGCAAACAATCCTTAGTCGAGATACGTCTTTTCATCGTTTTCACCTTAAATTTTGACAGCTTAGTTATTTGCGCATCGAATAACGCATCTACAATGACTGCATATTTTGCGCCAACTTTTAGAGACTTAGTTTATGAGCAATTATTGTCAAATCAGGTCCATAGTTAATAAAATCCGTTGAATATTTAATCATTCAATGCAATGAACATTTTGCTTCATAGTTTCGCATTGCTCGACGATAGTGCACTCATTAATAATGCGCACCAAATAGGAACAAAAACTGAAATAAAAATATCACTAAAGTAGAATATTTTTAACGCAAAAATTCGAGATAAGATATGGTTCTATTAGGAAAATAGAGGTAGGTCTTAATTGGTCATGAATACTACTAAAAAAACTCTGAGTAAAGAATGCAAATTTCCAACTTTTTGCACTCTGTCTTTTTTTCGAAATTGATCAGCCTTAAAGCGCGACTTTCGCCGTTTTTGGAAAAATTAACAAAATCTATCATCAAACTAATCTTGGAGCCACGCAATTGCGCGCCTGGCTCCAAATAAACAACGATAAATGTTATTGCTTTGCCAAAAGATCCCCAATCAACTCTTTAATCAATCTATGTTCTTCCTTCAGTTTTTTGATGGTCTCGATCTCTTCCACACGATACTGGGAGGAACGTTCATCTATGCTCTTATTAGGATAGGTTCTTGCCTCGTTGTATCTGTCCGCTTGCCCTCCTGCGAGGGCTATTGAAGCACCACTTGCCAGGAAAGAAGCTACTAGAATCATGGATACTTTCTTCATAAAACGGCTCCGATATTTATTCCAATTAGACCGACAAAATTCAATGGCCTCGGATGATCAGTAGAACATCGAAACTTTAAACACACTTGAAAATCTATGGTGATGAAACGTTTTTTTAGCGTTTACCCCTAGCTCAAAAGCCATTCAGGTCGGCTTTGATGACACTAAACCTAATTTTTCAATGCCTGAGAAAATAAGACTAGGCCAGACCTATCTGAAGGCCAGAGCCGCCCTCCCTCAGGTTCGCACCCGTTGCGGCACGCTTCGATTCCAACTATGCTTTCGGACCGGAACACCTCTGTTTGCTTTCAACTGAACCCTTCCGCTCAATCGACAAAAGCACCCTCATGACAGCGCAGAAAAGCATCCGAAAAACTGCACTCCAATATGGCATGGTTTTTAGCATCCTGTATTTTCTGCTTATTTTTTTCTCACACACCTATGTGATAGAGGAGCTTTCGAACGAGTCCAGAAAACATCGTCTTGACAAAGAGGTGGAGAGTTTTCAAACCATCATTGCAAACGAAATGCCGACGGCCGACGAGATCGGAAGCATGATCGATCAATTCCAATTGCTACTGGAACACGCCCTCATTGTTGAAATGAAAGATGGAAGCGTCATTGCCAGTAACAACGTAAATCAAACGAAGTTGCGTATGATCTCAGAAAAGCCGGCGGGCTTTGTCGAAATATCCCACGGTGCGGATCGCCTTCTCGGATTAAAACGTGGTGTCGGAATTGATAGTTCGCTTTCGTCAATCACCATCTTGGAAATGGAAAGCGGACTAGCTGAGCGATCCAGTGGGGCTCACCTGACCTTGCTGGCTGCCTCCGCAATATTACTTGTTGTTCTCTTGGCTCTGGTAGGCACCACTACTTACCTGGCTTTGAAACCGATCGAACACATCAAGGAAGACATGAGGAGACTGCAATCTGGCAAACAACCTCGTTTGAATCCTGACGCACCAGAGGAGTTCAGTCCGCTGATCAAACAGTTCAATAACCTACTTGAACTAGCAAGTCGTCGCCTTGACCGCCATCGCCGCCTCAATTCCGATCTTTCTCACATGGTCAAGACCTCGATCTCTGCCAATCTCGCAATCTTGTCAGACACTGGTTCATTACCTCCGTCCCGCGACGACATAGAGTTCATGACCTCCAACCTAAAGGATCTAAGCCGGTCCTTGAACTACCGCATGAGCAAGGCAGATATCTCCGGCAGGCAGATGGGGCAAACATGTTTGCCGATTGAAATAGCGAACAACGTCATTTCTGTCATGGAAAAAATCTTTCCCGATAAGAGTTTCCGTATTAATACATCCTTGCCGAATAACTTCAGTTGGCCCATGGAGCGTCAGGACCTATCAGAGTTATTCGGTAACCTGCTCGAAAACGGCGGGAAGTGGAGTCAGGCTGAGATTGACGTTTCAATAAGCCAGACCGATTCCGGGCTAACGATAGAAGTTGCAGACGACGGCCCTGGGATTACTCCAGAAGCGGCCTCAAAAGTGATGGATAGAGGTTCCCGGCTTGACGAAACCGTTTCTGGATTTGGATTGGGACTGTCCATCGTGTCCGAAATACTAGAAGACAATTTCGGACGGATGAACATTGGCCCCTCAGAAACGGGGGGCGCCAGAATTACAGTTGTGCTTCCTTTCCCAGAGTAGAGCACAACCATAATTCCTCCGCCCCGCTATGACGGAGGGACTACCCTCCCCTGCTCGCGATCAAAACTGTGTATTTCCACCTCTTTTCTACCGTTGCATATCATCGAGTTTAGCCCTTGAGAAGCGCGTGAATAGAGCCGGCAAAACAAAAAGCGTTAGGAAAGTCGCAGTCACGAGACCACCTACAATCACGCTGGCCAATGGCTTCTGGATTTCCGCACCCACGCCCGTCGACAATAGCATCGGTATCAAACCGAGTGCCGAGGTTATTGCTGTCATCAAGACAGGACGCAAACGGGAGACGGCACCTTCAAACACCGCGGCATCCACGCTTAACCCATCCTGTATTCGCTGATTGATG includes:
- a CDS encoding sensor histidine kinase, whose amino-acid sequence is MLSTEPFRSIDKSTLMTAQKSIRKTALQYGMVFSILYFLLIFFSHTYVIEELSNESRKHRLDKEVESFQTIIANEMPTADEIGSMIDQFQLLLEHALIVEMKDGSVIASNNVNQTKLRMISEKPAGFVEISHGADRLLGLKRGVGIDSSLSSITILEMESGLAERSSGAHLTLLAASAILLVVLLALVGTTTYLALKPIEHIKEDMRRLQSGKQPRLNPDAPEEFSPLIKQFNNLLELASRRLDRHRRLNSDLSHMVKTSISANLAILSDTGSLPPSRDDIEFMTSNLKDLSRSLNYRMSKADISGRQMGQTCLPIEIANNVISVMEKIFPDKSFRINTSLPNNFSWPMERQDLSELFGNLLENGGKWSQAEIDVSISQTDSGLTIEVADDGPGITPEAASKVMDRGSRLDETVSGFGLGLSIVSEILEDNFGRMNIGPSETGGARITVVLPFPE
- a CDS encoding response regulator transcription factor; its protein translation is MKVLIVEDNAILAEKISGWLAKEHFTVDVAKNGAEANSFVETCSYQAIILDIGLPDQNGLSLMQKWRSGGKDEAILILTARSNWTERVEGLNAGADDYLPKPFEFDELKARLSAIIRRKDGRATDKIIVDGFQLNATYRTLTTPDHKEFRLTATEYRLLQCLLRSPDRVFSQDELVEALYNIERCPTRNVVQVYIARLRKILGKKRIKTLRGQGYFFARDPLQKGVEG
- a CDS encoding TorF family putative porin, translating into MKRRISTKDCLLSVGLLVTLQAVPLIANANVSANLGVTSNYLFRGVTQTDGSTATQGGLDYEHASGLYFGGWGSNVDFGDGTSYELDLYAGFSGAIEDIGYDVGYIYYSYPDAPESIDFGEIYGELNYSIASIGVAYTANSDVSGDGLFVQGDIYYYASVDVPLEDDFSTGVLIGYYDFTDDSKASIGEASYGHAAVNITKDAESFGAFSVNLEYADIDSSNALGSVNSDDPKFWLGWTKSF